One stretch of Pontiella desulfatans DNA includes these proteins:
- the istB gene encoding IS21-like element helper ATPase IstB, whose translation MSAQTSSHVLLEHYLKTLKLPSILREHRKMASVCQAEGADYSTYLLRLIEQEIHDREQRAAERRLKSARFPVVKTLDSFRFEEQPSINQPLVRELAHGEFIKERENVLLIGNSGTGKTHLATALAFAACQMGFKVRFFGVTALVTQLLERREERQLDRFFKQLERSDLLVLDELGYVPFSKLGAELLFEVVSRAYERTSLVVTTNLPFESWTEVLGSQRLTGALLDRLTHRVHILEANGESFRLQDSLRRRGQRQKTKKP comes from the coding sequence ATGAGTGCACAGACCTCGTCACACGTACTGCTGGAGCACTACCTCAAAACGCTCAAGCTGCCGAGTATCCTGCGGGAGCACCGCAAGATGGCCTCGGTCTGCCAGGCCGAAGGGGCCGACTACTCGACCTACCTGCTGCGGCTCATCGAACAGGAGATTCATGACCGGGAACAACGGGCCGCCGAACGCCGGCTCAAGTCCGCCCGTTTCCCCGTCGTGAAAACCCTCGATAGCTTCCGGTTCGAGGAGCAGCCATCGATCAACCAGCCGCTAGTGCGGGAGCTTGCCCACGGCGAGTTTATCAAGGAGCGGGAGAACGTATTGCTGATCGGCAACAGCGGAACCGGAAAAACCCACCTCGCCACCGCCTTGGCGTTCGCCGCCTGCCAGATGGGCTTCAAGGTGCGGTTCTTCGGCGTCACCGCCCTGGTCACGCAGTTGCTCGAACGCCGGGAGGAAAGGCAGCTTGACCGGTTCTTCAAGCAACTCGAGCGCTCCGACCTGCTCGTTCTCGATGAACTCGGCTACGTTCCGTTCTCCAAGCTGGGGGCTGAACTGCTTTTCGAAGTCGTCAGCCGGGCCTACGAACGCACCAGCCTCGTGGTGACCACGAACCTGCCCTTCGAATCATGGACGGAGGTGCTGGGCTCCCAGCGGCTTACCGGAGCCTTGCTCGACCGCCTGACCCACCGGGTCCATATCCTCGAGGCCAATGGTGAAAGCTTCAGGTTGCAGGACTCATTGCGCCGCCGGGGACAGCGGCAGAAAACAAAGAAACCGTAG